One Rhinolophus sinicus isolate RSC01 linkage group LG06, ASM3656204v1, whole genome shotgun sequence DNA window includes the following coding sequences:
- the PGGHG gene encoding protein-glucosylgalactosylhydroxylysine glucosidase isoform X1, translated as MADASEDPTIFTAHSLPSDPRLWATVTNAYLGTRVYHDTLHVSGVYNGAGRDTHRAVLPSPLNVQLEAPAGTGEQLTKTFTLDTNTGSFLHTLEDSGFRAVQCIYAHRTLPHVLAFSVSLSRLAAGGGPITVLLQAAFSPESPDLDLHLGPDFQGARYLYGHTLTPEQPGGAQQEVHMLWTPVPPALTLAEAEEDRTWEFLTVVGSSQAEAQACLTEALRLQAGGTLYTAHAQAWAQLWAGCGLDVVGPLALRQALRGALYYLLSALPQPGIPGYICHGLSPGGLSNGSREECYWGHVFWDQDLWMFPNVLMFHPEAARALLEYRIRTLAGALDNARNLGYQGAKFAWESAGSGLEVCPEDIYGTQEIHINGAVVLAFQLYYHSTQDLQLFQEAGGWDVIHAVAEFWCSRVEWSPGEEKYHLRGVMPPDEYHSGVNNSVYTNVLVQNSLRFAAALARDLGQPVPERWLVVADKIKVPFDLKHNFHPEFDGYEPGEEVKQADVVLLGYPVPFSLSPHVRRKNLEIYEAVTSPQGPAMTWSMFAVGWMELKDPRRAWGLLEKSFANITEPFKVWTENADRSGAVNFLTGMGGFLQAVLFGFTGLRITRAGVPFDPMCPAGVSGVCISGISYQGNTFDFSFCEDSVTIEIRDCAGPWAPPLEAELWPSQARLPLPPGHKVSFPRSAGRIQRSLPQEAEAASYSPRTSC; from the exons ATGGCGGATGCCAGTGAGGACCCCACCATATTCACTGCCCACTCTCTGCCCAGTGACCCCCGGCTCTGGGCCACCGTGACCAACGCGTACTTGGGCACACGTGTGTATCATGATACACTGCATGTGAGCGGTGTATACAATGGGGCCGGGAGGGACACGCACCGGGCCGTTCTGCCCAGTCCCCTCAATGTCCAGCTGGAGGCCCCTGCAGGGACAGGAGAGCAGCTGACCAAGACCTTTACGCTGGACACAAACACAG GTTCCTTCCTGCACACCCTGGAGGACTCCGGCTTCCGGGCGGTTCAGTGCATCTATGCCCACCGCACGCTGCCTCACGTCCTGGCTTTCAGTGTGTCCCTCAGCCGCCTGGCTGCGGGGGGCGGGCCCATCACGGTGTTGCTGCAGGCAGCCTTCTCCCCAGAAAGCCCAGACTTGGACCTGCACCTGGGGCCTGACTTCCAGGGAGCCCG GTACCTGTACGGCCACACGCTCACCCCTGAGCAGCCTGGGGGGGCACAGCAGGAGGTGCACATGCTGTGGACACCAGTGCCCCCAGCCTTGACCCTTGCTGAAGCTGAGGAGGACAGGACCTGGGAATTCCTGACTGTGGTGGGCAGCAGCCAGGCTGAGGCCCAGGCCTGCCTCACCGAGGCCCTGCGGCTGCAGGCCGGGGGCACTCTGTACACTGCCCATGCCCAGGCCTGGGCCCAACTCTGGGCAGGCTGTGGTCTGGACGTGGTGGGGCCCCTGGCTCTGCGCCAGGCTCTGCGTGGTGCCCTCTACTACCTGCTCAGCGCCCTGCCCCAGCCCGGGATCCCAGGGTACATCTGCCACGGCCTCAGCCCTGGGGGCCTCTCCAACGGGAGTCGTGAAGAATGCTACTGGGGCCATGTCTTCTGGGATCAG GATCTCTGGATGTTCCCGAATGTCCTGATGTTTCACCCAGAGGCCGCCAGGGCTCTCCTAGAGTACCGCATCCGGACTCTGGCTGGGGCCCTGGACAACGCCCGGAACCTGGGCTACCAG GGAGCCAAGTTTGCCTGGGAGAGCGCGGGTTCTGGCCTGGAGGTCTGCCCTGAGGACATTTACGGGACCCAGGAGATCCACATCAATGGGGCCGTGGTGCTGGCCTTCCAGCTGTACTACCACAGCACCCAG GACCTGCAGCTCTTCCAAGAGGCTGGTGGCTGGGATGTGATCCATGCCGTGGCTGAGTTTTGGTGTAGTCGTGTAGAGTGGAGCCCTGGAGAGGAGAAGTACCACCTGAGGG GAGTCATGCCCCCCGACGAATACCATTCAGGGGTCAACAACTCCGTTTACACCAACGTCCTGGTCCAGAACAG CCTGCGCTTTGCAGCTGCCCTGGCCCGGGACCTGGGTCAGCCTGTCCCCGAGCGGTGGCTGGTGGTGGCTGATAAGATCAAGGTGCCCTTCGACCTGAAGCACAACTTCCACCCTGAGTTTGACGGCTATGAGCCTG GAGAGGAGGTGAAGCAGGCAGATGTTGTGCTCCTGGGATACCCTGTCCCCTTCTCCCTGAGTCCTCATGTTCGCAGGAAAAACCTGGAGATTTACGAGGCTGTGACATCCCCCCAGGGCCCCGCCATGACCTGG AGCATGTTTGCCGTGGGCTGGATGGAGCTGAAGGACCCCAGGCGGGCGTGGGGCCTCCTGGAAAAGAGCTTCGCCAACATCACTGAGCCCTTCAAG GTGTGGACAGAGAATGCCGACAGGTCTGGTGCCGTGAACTTCTTGACAGGCATGGGGGGCTTCCTGCAGGCCGTGCTCTTCGGGTTCACAGGACTCAG gaTCACCAGGGCTGGTGTGCCCTTTGACCCCATGTGTCCAGCAGGGGTCTCTGGCGTGTGTATCTCTGGCATCTCCTACCAGGGGAACACgtttgatttctccttctgtgaGGACTCCGTGACGATCGAAATCAGGgactgtgctgggccctgggcccccCCGCTGGAGGCCGAGCTATGGCCATCACAAGCTCggctccctcttcccccag GACACAAGGTCTCCTTTCCTCGCTCAGCTGGCCGGATACAAAGGTCACTCCCACAGGAAGCAGAGGCAGCAAGTTATTCTCCAAGAACTTCCTGTTGA
- the NLRP6 gene encoding NACHT, LRR and PYD domains-containing protein 6, giving the protein MAQPDASCSRSSDSARVQGPQGDGDARPGSANATNVLTPLTCPSAPSVESRAAASRELLLAALEDLSEEQLKRFRHKLRDAPLQGRSIPWGRLERADAVDLAEQLTQFYGPEPALDVARKTLKKADIRDVAARLKEQRLQRLGPSSSALLSVSAYKKKYQEHVLQQHAKVKERNARSVKITKRFTKLLIAPESAALTLEAPGPDEEPQPERARRSDTHTFNSLFRRDEEGQRPLTVVLQGPAGIGKTMAAKKIMYDWASGKLYHDQVDFAFFVPCRELLERPGTWSLADLILEQCPDRSAPVQQMLAQAERLLFILDGADELPAPGPAGATPCADPFEAASGARVLGGLLSKTLLPRARLLVTTRTAAPGSLPGHQFSPQCAEVRGVRGFSDKDKKKYFYKFFQDARRAERAYRFVKENETLFALCFVPFVCWIVCTVLHQQLELGLDLSRTSKTTTSVYLLFVASVLRSAPAAVPRMQGELRKLCRLAREGVLGRRAQFAEKDLERLELLGSKVQTLFLSKMELPGVLATEVAYQFIDHSFQEFFAALSYLLEDEGPSGAPAGGVRELLQGDAELRCHLVLTRRFLFGLLSAERMRDIEGHFGCVVSERVKQDVLKWVQDQGQGHTRVAPEGAKETEKCEEPEAEEEEEEEEEEEEGEELNQLLELLYCLYETQEDAFVRQALRGLPELALERLRFSRMDMAALSYCVRCCPAGQALRLVSCGLATAQEKKKKRSLMKRLQSSLNGSTSQATTRKPQASPLRPLCEAMTDQHCGLNSLTLSHCKLSDSVCLDLSEALRTAPNLTELCLLQNGLSKGGLRVLSEGLAWPQCRVQKLRMEQPGLQEALQYLVGMLRQSPTLTTLDLSGCQLSGPMVTYLCAVLQHPGCHLQTLSLISVELSDQSLEELRAVRTAKPGLVITHPALDSHPEPPNEFCSAL; this is encoded by the exons ATGGCGCAGCCAGACGCTTCCTGCTCCAG GAGTTCAGACTCAGCCCGCGTGCAAGGCCCCCAG GGGGACGGCGATGCGAGACCGGGGTCTGCGAACGCGACAAACGTGCTGACCCCGCTCACCTGCCCGTCTGCCCCCAGCGTGGAGTCCCGAGCCGCCGCCTCCCGCGAGCTGCTTCTGGCGGCGCTCGAGGACCTGAGCGAGGAGCAGCTGAAGCGCTTCCGCCACAAGCTGCGGGACGCGCCGCTGCAGGGCCGCAGTATCCCGTGGGGGCGGCTAGAGCGCGCAGACGCCGTGGACCTCGCGGAGCAGCTGACCCAATTCTACGGGCCGGAGCCCGCGCTGGACGTGGCCCGAAAGACCCTGAAGAAGGCGGACATACGCGATGTCGCGGCGCGGCTCAAGGAGCAGCGGCTGCAGC GGCTCGGCCCCAGCTCCTCGGCGCTGCTCTCCGTGTCCG CGTACAAAAAGAAGTACCAGGAGCACGTGCTGCAGCAGCACGCCAAGGTGAAGGAGAGGAACGCCCGCTCCGTGAAGATCACCAAGCGCTTCACCAAGCTGCTCATCGCGCCCGAGAGCGCCGCGCTGACGCTCGAGGCCCCGGGGCCCGACGAGGAGCCGCAGCCAGAGCGCGCTCGGCGCTCGGACACCCACACCTTCAACAGCCTGTTCCGCCGCGATGAAGAGGGCCAGCGGCCGCTGACCGTAGTGCTGCAGGGCCCGGCGGGCATTGGCAAGACCATGGCGGCCAAGAAAATCATGTACGACTGGGCATCGGGCAAGCTGTACCACGACCAGGTGGACTTCGCCTTCTTCGTGCCCTGCCGAGAGCTGCTGGAGCGACCGGGCACGTGGAGCCTGGCCGACCTGATCCTGGAGCAGTGCCCGGACCGCAGCGCGCCGGTGCAGCAGATGCTAGCGCAGGCGGAGCGGTTGCTCTTTATCCTGGACGGCGCGGACGAATTGCCGGCGCCGGGGCCGGCCGGGGCGACGCCCTGCGCCGACCCCTTCGAGGCCGCAAGCGGCGCGCGGGTGCTGGGCGGCCTGCTGAGCAAGACGCTGCTACCCAGGGCCCGCCTGCTGGTGACCACGCGCACCGCCGCTCCCGGCAGCCTGCCGGGCCACCAGTTCTCGCCGCAGTGCGCCGAGGTGCGCGGGGTACGCGGCTTCTCCGACAAGGACAAGAAGAAGTACTTCTACAAGTTCTTCCAGGACGCGAGGAGGGCAGAGCGCGCCTACCGCTTCGTGAAGGAGAACGAGACGCTGTTCGCGCTGTGCTTCGTGCCCTTCGTCTGCTGGATCGTGTGCACCGTTCTTCACCAGCAGCTCGAACTTGGCCTGGACCTGTCGCGCACCTCCAAGACCACCACGTCCGTGTACCTGCTTTTCGTCGCCAGCGTCCTGCGCTCGGCGCCCGCCGCAGTGCCCAGGATGCAGGGCGAGTTGCGCAAGCTGTGCCGCCTGGCCCGCGAAGGCGTTCTCGGGCGCAGGGCGCAGTTCGCTGAGAAGGATCTGGAACGACTGGAGCTTCTTGGCTCCAAAGTCCAGACGCTATTCCTCAGCAAGATGGAGCTGCCGGGCGTGCTGGCGACCGAGGTCGCCTACCAGTTCATCGACCACAGCTTCCAGGAATTCTTCGCGGCTCTGTCCTACCTGCTGGAGGACGAGGGGCCGTCCGGGGCGCCGGCTGGAGGCGTAAGAGAGCTTCTGCAGGGGGACGCTGAGCTGCGCTGTCACCTCGTGCTCACTAGGCGTTTCCTCTTCGGACTGCTGAGCGCGGAGCGCATGCGCGACATCGAGGGCCACTTCGGCTGCGTGGTTTCCGAGCGCGTGAAGCAGGATGTCCTGAAGTGGGTGCAGGACCAGGGTCAGGGGCACACTAGGGTGGCGCCAGAGGGGGCCAAGGAGACGGAGAAGTGCGAAGAGCccgaggcagaggaggaggaggaggaggaggaggaggaggaggagggcgagGAGCTCAACCAACTGCTGGAGCTGCTGTACTGCCTGTACGAGACGCAGGAGGACGCCTTCGTGCGCCAAGCCCTGCGTGGGCTCCCGGAGCTGGCGCTGGAGCGCTTGCGCTTCAGCCGCATGGACATGGCAGCCCTGAGCTACTGCGTGCGGTGCTGCCCTGCGGGACAGGCGCTGCGGCTGGTCAGCTGCGGATTGGCCACGGCgcaggagaagaagaagaaaaggagcctGATGAAGCGGCTGCAGAGCAGCCTGAACGGCAGCAC TTCTCAAGCCACCACGAGAAAACCCCAGGCCTCCCCACTGCGTCCACTCTGTGAAGCCATGACTGACCAGCACTGTGGTCTGAACAGCCTGAC GTTGTCCCACTGTAAACTGTCTGACTCTGTCTGCCTCGACCTCTCTGAGGCCCTCAGGACGGCCCCCAACCTGACTGAGCTGTGCCTGCTCCAAAATGGGCTCAGCAAGGGGGGCCTGCGTGTGCTGAGCgagggcctggcctggccccagTGCCGGGTGCAGAAGCTCAG GATGGAGCAGCCCGGCCTCCAGGAAGCCCTTCAGTACCTGGTGGGCATGCTCCGGCAGAGCCCCACACTGACCACGCTGGATCTCAGTGGCTGCCAGCTGTCGGGACCCATGGTGACCTACCTGTGTGCAGTCCTGCAGCACCCAGGATGCCACCTGCAGACCCTCAg TCTTATCTCCGTGGAGCTGAGCGACCAGTCGCTGGAGGAACTGCGGGCTGTGAGGACAGCAAAGCCAGGTCTGGTCATTACACACCCAGCGCTGGACAGCCACCCTGAGCCTCCCAATGAATTCTGCAGTGCCctctga
- the PGGHG gene encoding protein-glucosylgalactosylhydroxylysine glucosidase isoform X2, whose amino-acid sequence MADASEDPTIFTAHSLPSDPRLWATVTNAYLGTRVYHDTLHVSGVYNGAGRDTHRAVLPSPLNVQLEAPAGTGEQLTKTFTLDTNTGSFLHTLEDSGFRAVQCIYAHRTLPHVLAFSVSLSRLAAGGGPITVLLQAAFSPESPDLDLHLGPDFQGARYLYGHTLTPEQPGGAQQEVHMLWTPVPPALTLAEAEEDRTWEFLTVVGSSQAEAQACLTEALRLQAGGTLYTAHAQAWAQLWAGCGLDVVGPLALRQALRGALYYLLSALPQPGIPGYICHGLSPGGLSNGSREECYWGHVFWDQDLWMFPNVLMFHPEAARALLEYRIRTLAGALDNARNLGYQGAKFAWESAGSGLEVCPEDIYGTQEIHINGAVVLAFQLYYHSTQDLQLFQEAGGWDVIHAVAEFWCSRVEWSPGEEKYHLRGVMPPDEYHSGVNNSVYTNVLVQNSLRFAAALARDLGQPVPERWLVVADKIKVPFDLKHNFHPEFDGYEPGEEVKQADVVLLGYPVPFSLSPHVRRKNLEIYEAVTSPQGPAMTWSMFAVGWMELKDPRRAWGLLEKSFANITEPFKVWTENADRSGAVNFLTGMGGFLQAVLFGFTGLRITRAGVPFDPMCPAGVSGVCISGISYQGNTFDFSFCEDSVTIEIRDCAGPWAPPLEAELWPSQARLPLPPAGRIQRSLPQEAEAASYSPRTSC is encoded by the exons ATGGCGGATGCCAGTGAGGACCCCACCATATTCACTGCCCACTCTCTGCCCAGTGACCCCCGGCTCTGGGCCACCGTGACCAACGCGTACTTGGGCACACGTGTGTATCATGATACACTGCATGTGAGCGGTGTATACAATGGGGCCGGGAGGGACACGCACCGGGCCGTTCTGCCCAGTCCCCTCAATGTCCAGCTGGAGGCCCCTGCAGGGACAGGAGAGCAGCTGACCAAGACCTTTACGCTGGACACAAACACAG GTTCCTTCCTGCACACCCTGGAGGACTCCGGCTTCCGGGCGGTTCAGTGCATCTATGCCCACCGCACGCTGCCTCACGTCCTGGCTTTCAGTGTGTCCCTCAGCCGCCTGGCTGCGGGGGGCGGGCCCATCACGGTGTTGCTGCAGGCAGCCTTCTCCCCAGAAAGCCCAGACTTGGACCTGCACCTGGGGCCTGACTTCCAGGGAGCCCG GTACCTGTACGGCCACACGCTCACCCCTGAGCAGCCTGGGGGGGCACAGCAGGAGGTGCACATGCTGTGGACACCAGTGCCCCCAGCCTTGACCCTTGCTGAAGCTGAGGAGGACAGGACCTGGGAATTCCTGACTGTGGTGGGCAGCAGCCAGGCTGAGGCCCAGGCCTGCCTCACCGAGGCCCTGCGGCTGCAGGCCGGGGGCACTCTGTACACTGCCCATGCCCAGGCCTGGGCCCAACTCTGGGCAGGCTGTGGTCTGGACGTGGTGGGGCCCCTGGCTCTGCGCCAGGCTCTGCGTGGTGCCCTCTACTACCTGCTCAGCGCCCTGCCCCAGCCCGGGATCCCAGGGTACATCTGCCACGGCCTCAGCCCTGGGGGCCTCTCCAACGGGAGTCGTGAAGAATGCTACTGGGGCCATGTCTTCTGGGATCAG GATCTCTGGATGTTCCCGAATGTCCTGATGTTTCACCCAGAGGCCGCCAGGGCTCTCCTAGAGTACCGCATCCGGACTCTGGCTGGGGCCCTGGACAACGCCCGGAACCTGGGCTACCAG GGAGCCAAGTTTGCCTGGGAGAGCGCGGGTTCTGGCCTGGAGGTCTGCCCTGAGGACATTTACGGGACCCAGGAGATCCACATCAATGGGGCCGTGGTGCTGGCCTTCCAGCTGTACTACCACAGCACCCAG GACCTGCAGCTCTTCCAAGAGGCTGGTGGCTGGGATGTGATCCATGCCGTGGCTGAGTTTTGGTGTAGTCGTGTAGAGTGGAGCCCTGGAGAGGAGAAGTACCACCTGAGGG GAGTCATGCCCCCCGACGAATACCATTCAGGGGTCAACAACTCCGTTTACACCAACGTCCTGGTCCAGAACAG CCTGCGCTTTGCAGCTGCCCTGGCCCGGGACCTGGGTCAGCCTGTCCCCGAGCGGTGGCTGGTGGTGGCTGATAAGATCAAGGTGCCCTTCGACCTGAAGCACAACTTCCACCCTGAGTTTGACGGCTATGAGCCTG GAGAGGAGGTGAAGCAGGCAGATGTTGTGCTCCTGGGATACCCTGTCCCCTTCTCCCTGAGTCCTCATGTTCGCAGGAAAAACCTGGAGATTTACGAGGCTGTGACATCCCCCCAGGGCCCCGCCATGACCTGG AGCATGTTTGCCGTGGGCTGGATGGAGCTGAAGGACCCCAGGCGGGCGTGGGGCCTCCTGGAAAAGAGCTTCGCCAACATCACTGAGCCCTTCAAG GTGTGGACAGAGAATGCCGACAGGTCTGGTGCCGTGAACTTCTTGACAGGCATGGGGGGCTTCCTGCAGGCCGTGCTCTTCGGGTTCACAGGACTCAG gaTCACCAGGGCTGGTGTGCCCTTTGACCCCATGTGTCCAGCAGGGGTCTCTGGCGTGTGTATCTCTGGCATCTCCTACCAGGGGAACACgtttgatttctccttctgtgaGGACTCCGTGACGATCGAAATCAGGgactgtgctgggccctgggcccccCCGCTGGAGGCCGAGCTATGGCCATCACAAGCTCggctccctcttcccccag CTGGCCGGATACAAAGGTCACTCCCACAGGAAGCAGAGGCAGCAAGTTATTCTCCAAGAACTTCCTGTTGA